TTTTTTCACTCAGTCAACGTGTGCATTCTGGCCATTATGACCGGCATTTCTCTCGGATACAACGAACTCAGCTTGATGGAATTGGGAGTAGGTGCCTTACTTCATGACATCGGAATGGCATTCCTGAAACCTGACGTCTTTAACAAACCCGGACCGTTAACTCCAGCCGATTCGGAATTGGTGAAGAAGCACCCGGAAAACGGGTTCAATGTGCTGCGAGCCCAGGGAGAGATCCCCCTCCGATCCTCGCACGTGGCCTTCCAACATCACGAAAGATGGAATGGATCCGGTTATCCTAGGGGAATGAGGGGGAATGACATCCTGGAGTACGCACGGATTGTAGCCGTAGCCGACGTTTTTGAAGCGTTGGTGTCTGACCGACCTTACCGCGAGGGTTACGCAATCGATGACGTCTTTACTATCTTGCGCAAGTTGTCCGATGTTTACTTTGATCCTTATATCCTGGACATATTCATGTCCAACATTGCCCCCTACCCTGTAGGAGGCATGGTCAAGCTCAATAACGGGCAGGTTGCTGTCGTCTTGTCTACAAACAAAGCCAATCCTTACCGGCCACAAATAGCCATAGTTGTGGATGCCGATGGAAGCCTGTTGTGCCCGGCGCTCAAAATCGATTTGTCCCAAGAACGGCATATACAGATAGTCAAGATACTGACCGGAAAAGAGTTCAAACTGTTCAGGCTCCTCCTGAACAACAGTGTCACCGAAATACGGCAAAACAAACCTCGAACAGGTTGGCGCTAAAAAACTAAAGCCTGGTAACTCAACTACCAGACTTTAATCTTCGTTATCCAATTCCTGCCTCAAAAGCCTAACTCCATTTACGTTTCTTACGAGCCGCTTCCGATTTCTTTTTTCTCTTCACGCTGGGTTTGACATAGTGCTCATGTTTTCTAATCTCTTGCATAACTCCAGCCCGCTGGCAAGAGCGTTTAAATCTTTTTAAAGCCGAATCCAGAGATTCGTTTTTCCCCACTCTAACTTCGCTCACGTTTTCCCTCCCCTCCGTCAGCCATCACCATACAGCACACCTTCTTATTTTACTTTACTCAGGTGAACAGCGTCAAGTTTAGCCCGGAGGCCACCTGAAATCCCTTCCACCTAATAGATGGTAGTGAATATGAAACACGCTCTGACCGGCAGTAGCGCCGGAATTGTTAACCACCCTGAAACCTTCAAGCCCCAGTTCCCTCGCCAGTCGAGCCGCAATAACCTGGACGTACCCCATCAACTCGGTATGGCTCTCATCAACCTCGTGCAAAGAACTTATGTGTTCTTTTGGTATGAGAAGTATGTGGACCGGGGCCACAGGATTGATGTCGTGAATGGCTAAAACTCGCTCATCTTCATAAACCTTGTTAGATTCGATCTCGCCAGCGGCAATTCGGCAAAACAGACAGTTTTCCAAGCTTTCACCTCCTTGAAACAAAGATTTACCGAAGGATTTATGCGGGCAGAAGCTGCTTTTCGAATATGAAAGGTTAGAACCTCAATATTTTCTACACTTAGGGATGATGTAGAGAACCGCCGGAACTAGCGATAAATATTTTCTTCTATTCTAACAAATAATAATTACAAAAGAAACTTATCAAGCAATTATTTTAAAGACAGGCAATTTCTGCCATCTCGAGGAACAGCGAATTGAACGGACACCAACGACACAAAGGAGGTTATTAACCTATGAACAGATTGGCGAAAAACCTAAGTCAAGCTGAGCGCGTTGTTCGCGCTGTCGTAGGAGTTGTATTTCTCTTTATCGGCCTTTCACCAAGTCTTAGCCCTGCATGGAGCACAATAATGCTGCTGCTGGCTGCGTTTGTCCTAATAACTGCTGCCGTCTCCTACTGTCCCCTCTACACCCTGTTCAACTTCTCCACCGAACGCAGCAAAACCAACAATCCAGAGTAGCAGTACCGCCAAACACGGCAAACCTACTAGTCCCCAAAATGGGAAGATACCCTGTCGGACACAACCTCCCATGAAGGGATTCCTGATGATGTCACCAGCCTGACGGATACGAACTGGCCTGGGTCCAACTGACCGCCGTAAAACTCGGCCCTGAGGTAATTGTCGGTTAGCCCCTCGCACCTGCTGTTCTCCTTAACCTCTTCCACCAACACGGTTAAGGTCTGGCCTGAACAACTTTCAATAAACCGTTGCTGTTTGTGCCGGGCCAGTTTTAGTAAGGCTTTGCTCCTTTGTTCTTTTACCTGATTCTCGACCCGAGGGTAAAGGTCGGTAGCCGCAGTGTTTGGCCGTGGAGAATAGGGAAAAACATGCAGTCCTGCAAATGGCAGTTCATCTATCAGCTTCAGAGTATCAAGAAAATCCTCCTCTGACTCAGTTGGAAACCCCACCATAACATCCGAAGTCACGGCCGTGCCAGGGACTCGGCCGGTTACCATCATAACTAGATCCCGATAGAAACCGCGAGTGTAGCGCCGGTTCATCAGTTTCAGCACCCGGTCGCTTCCACTTTGCAGAGGAATGTGTAGGTGCCGGCATAGCTTCTTTTCACTAGCCATTAACTCAATCAGCTTTTTCGTGATTTCTGTCGGTTCGATTGAACTCAGTCGCAAACGGTAATCTCCCTGCACCTTGACCAGAACCGTTTCTAACAACCTGACAAGATCCCAATCGGCCAAGTCTTTTCCATACATCCCAGTATGAATTCCAGTTATGACTATTTCCTTGAATCCAGCGCTTACTAACCAGTCTATCTCTCGCACAACGTCTTCTGGGAGCTTGCTCCTGACCGGCCCGCGAGCATAAGGAACCAGACAATACGAACAGTAGCTTTCACAACCGTCCTGAATCTTTACGAAGGCACGCGTCCTCTCGTAGGCAGGTAGGCACCAGGCTCCCCGACGCAGCGGTTCTTTGGACAGTTCACCCACAACTACCGCCTTTGAAGATTGACCCCTGTGGTTTTGTACCAGTTCGGCTATCCTATCCTTAGAGCTATTGCCGATAACCAGATCTACTTCAGGCATAGCAGCCAGCAAGTTTGGCGCCACCTGGGCTAAGCAACCGGTGGCTACCACTACCGCCTTGGGGTTCTTACGCTTAGCCCTCCGAAGCATTGCCCGGGACTTGCGCTCACTAACGTGGGTAACCGCGCAGGTGTTCACCACGTAAACATCTGCCACTTCGTCTCCACTGAGTATCTGGTAACCGTAATCTGAGAATTGTTGTTTTATGTTTTCGCTTTCTACCTGGTTCACCTTGCAACCCAAAGTGTAAACTGTGACCCTAGCCTTGATGTCAATTCCCTCCTAAGTCCCCCAGTTCATACATAACCGCGGTGATAGCAGCCAAAGCAGCAGTCTCAGTCCGAAGGATGCGCGGTCCTAGCCCCGCCATCAGTATTCCCCTTTTGCGAGCTGTCTCTGCTTCCCGAAGGCTGAACCCTCCTTCAGCTCCTATGTACAAGATAACCCCCCTGTCACGCAAAATCCGGGCATTTTCTCTCAGAATCGTCTTCAACGGCCGCTTCCATTCCCCTTCGTAAAAGAAAAGACCCGGGATATCCCTGCATTCATCCATGACAACGGTCAAATCCGTAATGCCCTTAATTTCAGGCACAACTGTTCGGCCACACTGTTTGCAAGCTTCCTTGGCAATCTTCTCCCACCTTTGGACCCGGTGAAACGCACGTTCACCGTCCAACCTTACGGTACCGCGGTCGGTCATTACCGGATAAATTCGACTTATTCCCAGTTCCACTGCTTTCTGCACGATGAAATCCATCTTCTCGCCTTTTCCGACACCCTGCACCAAACCGACTGTCAGGCCTGGCTCGCGTTCTGGATGGTTTTGGTTTACTACTCGGCCCTTAATCAGGCCTTTTTCTGCTGTCTCCAGCCTCACCAGCAATTCTTTGCCCGAACCATCACAAACCAGAACTTCGTCACCTGGTCCTAATCGTAATACTTTGCTGAGATGCTTCGCTTCATCCCCCTCGATTATTACATACCCATCTTTGATCCTTTCATGAGCAACAAAAAAGCGGTGCAAGCTTACCATCCCTTCTGAACCACCACCGCTACCCACTCTTCTTCGTTCTCGGTCAGTTCCTGCACCGTGAACCCTGCACTTTCCATCGCCGCCTCCACAAGTGGCCATTGTATTGCGGTTATTCCTGAAGCTATGAAGTGTCCACCCCTAACCAACATGGTCCTTATCTTAGGCGCTAACTCCTTCACCAGTTCAGCCGTCAAATTGCCGACGATTAGGTCCGCCCTCGTTTCAGGCATCTCTCTAAAATCGAGGTTCCATACCTCGACCTGCTCCTCGACCCCGTTACGCGCAACATTCTCTTTTGCTACTTGAACCGCCACGGGGTCGAGGTCTAAGGCTATGATCCTTCTTGCTCCAAGCTTTGCAGCCGCGATGGCAAGTATCCCCGAACCGGTCCCTATATCTATCAACGTCATGTCTTTGCTAACGTATTTCTCGATTAGTTCCAGGCAAAACCTGGTAGTTGCATGGGTGCCGGTTCCGAATGCCATCCCAGGATCTATTTCGATAACCACCTCTCCAGGTTCTGCTCGGTAATCTTCCCAACTCGGTTTTATCACCAAACGTTTCCCAATCTTTAAAGAATGATAATAGCTTTTCCAACAGTTAGCCCAGTCCTCTTCGTTAACATCTTCGACTAAAAAACGGCATTCAAGTCCAAAGCATTTCTCTATCCGTTCCAGTCCTTCTATGAGCCGCGACGTGATATGCCGATCCTCAGGAAAATAAGCCTTTATCACGATAAAATCGCGGTTAATAAATTCAAGAGGCAGTTCATAGGCATCCCAGTCTCCGCTTTCGATTTTTCTCCGGGCCAGATAAGGATCCTCGATCACGACCCCTCCGCAACCGAGCTCGTGAAAAAGTCCAGCTATCGCTTCGCCACAAGCCTCATCAGTCATTACCCGGATTTCTTTCCAGTTCAAAATACCACCCCGCGTATTCGATTAATACTCCCTGGCGTTGCAAGCGGCTAACCGCCGAAAGCATCCTTAAATTTATCGAAAAAACCTTTTTCCTTTTTGGGCAGCTCTTTTTCCCGGTGCTCTTCCCGGGCAAACTCCTGTAGAAGCTCCCTTTGTCTTTCTGACAAACCAGTAGGAGTCTTGACCTTTATCTTTACTAATTCATCGCCGCGGCGGTGTGTACGGAGATTGGGAACCCCTTTCCCTTTTATTCTAAAGACCGTACCCGTTTGGGTTCCTTCAGGAACAGTCAATTTATGTTCTCCCTCGATAGTTGGTACTGTGATTTCTGCTCCCAAAGCGGCTTCAACCATGGAAATCGGCACTTCACATACCAAGTCGTTTCCTTGCCGTTCGAAAACCTTATGAGGTCTTACGGTGATGTATACGTAAAGATCCCCCGGGGGGCCTCCGTACTGGCCCGGTTCACCCTCTCCCGCCATTCGTAACCTGGAGCCGGCGTCCACTCCCGCTGGAATCCTCAGAGTCACCTTGCGCGTTTTCCTGACTCTCCCTGAACCCCCGCACTTCATACAAGGCTTTTCAATAACCTTGCCCTGTCCTCCGCAACGAGGACAGGTTCTCACAGTCTCAAAACGTCCAAAAGGCGTGCTCTGAACGTTCCTAACCTGGCCTGTTCCGCCACAGTTGGGGCACGACTTTATCTCTGTGCCGGGCTGTGCCCCCGAACCGTTACAGGTATCGCATGTTTCTAACCTCGATACCTGTATCTCTTTCTCCGCACCGAAAACCGCGTCTTCTAGATCGATTTCTAACTCCATCTCCCGGTCCAGTCCCCGAGTCGGCCCCCGCCGGCGGGAACCCCTGGTTCCGGTGCCGAAGAACATATCGAACAAATCTTCAAAACCGCCCATCCCACCAAAATCGAATCCCCCTGCTCCGAAGCCGCCTGGGCCTTGGGTGGGATCAAAAGCGGCATGCCCGTACCGGTCATAAGTGGCTCTTTTTTCAGGATCACTCAAGACCTCATAAGCTTCATTGATTTCCTTGAACTTCTCCTCGGCCTCTTTTTTATCCGGATTAACGTCCGGGTGATATTTTAAAGCTAACTTGCGGTAGGCTTTTTTGATATCTTCCTGCGACGCGTCTCGAGAAACCCCTAACACTTCGTAATAGTCACGCTTACTGGTCATGTGACCACACCTTTCCGCGCGTGGGAATTCACACAAGATTCATCAAGTTATTATACCATCTAGAACAAGCGGCGGACAGATAGCTGTCCGCCTTGCATCATCTTAGATACCCTTGGCAACAAACCCAAGTCATTTTGCCTCTTCTCCTACATTGTAATCCGCGTCGACTACATCGTCTTTGCCCGGCTGATTGGGACCAGCTTGCTGGTACATCTTCGAGCTCAGCTCGTAGACTGCTGTCGTCAGGTTCTCAGTCTTCTTTCGAATCTCTTCGAGGTCTCCCCCCTCAAGAGCCTTTTGCAGTTCCTCCTTGGCAGCTTTGACCCGGTCCACGTCCGCCCGGTCTGCCTTATCCCCAAAGTCCTTAACGGTCTTCTCGGCTTGGTATATCATGCTGTCAGCCTGGTTCTTAATCTCGGCTTCTTCCCGTTTCTTTTTGTCCTCTTCTGCGTATTTTTCCGCATCCTTAACCATTTTCTCAATATCTTCCTTACTCAGTCCGCTGGAAGACGTAATCGTAATCTTCTGCTCTTTGCCTGTCGCCAGGTCTTTAGCCGATACGTGCACGATACCGTTCACGTCTATATCGAACTTAACCTCGATCTGCGGGACCCCTCGCGGTGCGGGTGGGAT
The sequence above is drawn from the Syntrophothermus lipocalidus DSM 12680 genome and encodes:
- a CDS encoding HD-GYP domain-containing protein; its protein translation is MQRLSIEELEPGMLVGRTIVNSEGKPLLVKNTALTEHYISRLKTLGLTSIYVKNDLSDVEIPEVVSSTVRISVTKTLKNTFQNLPSKGQLDTRALKKSVSLLADDIMSNRDVLFGMYDVSTHSDILFFHSVNVCILAIMTGISLGYNELSLMELGVGALLHDIGMAFLKPDVFNKPGPLTPADSELVKKHPENGFNVLRAQGEIPLRSSHVAFQHHERWNGSGYPRGMRGNDILEYARIVAVADVFEALVSDRPYREGYAIDDVFTILRKLSDVYFDPYILDIFMSNIAPYPVGGMVKLNNGQVAVVLSTNKANPYRPQIAIVVDADGSLLCPALKIDLSQERHIQIVKILTGKEFKLFRLLLNNSVTEIRQNKPRTGWR
- the rpsU gene encoding 30S ribosomal protein S21, encoding MSEVRVGKNESLDSALKRFKRSCQRAGVMQEIRKHEHYVKPSVKRKKKSEAARKKRKWS
- a CDS encoding histidine triad nucleotide-binding protein, which encodes MENCLFCRIAAGEIESNKVYEDERVLAIHDINPVAPVHILLIPKEHISSLHEVDESHTELMGYVQVIAARLARELGLEGFRVVNNSGATAGQSVFHIHYHLLGGRDFRWPPG
- a CDS encoding YgaP family membrane protein, which gives rise to MNRLAKNLSQAERVVRAVVGVVFLFIGLSPSLSPAWSTIMLLLAAFVLITAAVSYCPLYTLFNFSTERSKTNNPE
- the mtaB gene encoding tRNA (N(6)-L-threonylcarbamoyladenosine(37)-C(2))-methylthiotransferase MtaB, with the protein product MDIKARVTVYTLGCKVNQVESENIKQQFSDYGYQILSGDEVADVYVVNTCAVTHVSERKSRAMLRRAKRKNPKAVVVATGCLAQVAPNLLAAMPEVDLVIGNSSKDRIAELVQNHRGQSSKAVVVGELSKEPLRRGAWCLPAYERTRAFVKIQDGCESYCSYCLVPYARGPVRSKLPEDVVREIDWLVSAGFKEIVITGIHTGMYGKDLADWDLVRLLETVLVKVQGDYRLRLSSIEPTEITKKLIELMASEKKLCRHLHIPLQSGSDRVLKLMNRRYTRGFYRDLVMMVTGRVPGTAVTSDVMVGFPTESEEDFLDTLKLIDELPFAGLHVFPYSPRPNTAATDLYPRVENQVKEQRSKALLKLARHKQQRFIESCSGQTLTVLVEEVKENSRCEGLTDNYLRAEFYGGQLDPGQFVSVRLVTSSGIPSWEVVSDRVSSHFGD
- a CDS encoding 16S rRNA (uracil(1498)-N(3))-methyltransferase, with the translated sequence MVSLHRFFVAHERIKDGYVIIEGDEAKHLSKVLRLGPGDEVLVCDGSGKELLVRLETAEKGLIKGRVVNQNHPEREPGLTVGLVQGVGKGEKMDFIVQKAVELGISRIYPVMTDRGTVRLDGERAFHRVQRWEKIAKEACKQCGRTVVPEIKGITDLTVVMDECRDIPGLFFYEGEWKRPLKTILRENARILRDRGVILYIGAEGGFSLREAETARKRGILMAGLGPRILRTETAALAAITAVMYELGDLGGN
- the prmA gene encoding 50S ribosomal protein L11 methyltransferase; the protein is MNWKEIRVMTDEACGEAIAGLFHELGCGGVVIEDPYLARRKIESGDWDAYELPLEFINRDFIVIKAYFPEDRHITSRLIEGLERIEKCFGLECRFLVEDVNEEDWANCWKSYYHSLKIGKRLVIKPSWEDYRAEPGEVVIEIDPGMAFGTGTHATTRFCLELIEKYVSKDMTLIDIGTGSGILAIAAAKLGARRIIALDLDPVAVQVAKENVARNGVEEQVEVWNLDFREMPETRADLIVGNLTAELVKELAPKIRTMLVRGGHFIASGITAIQWPLVEAAMESAGFTVQELTENEEEWVAVVVQKGW
- the dnaJ gene encoding molecular chaperone DnaJ; this encodes MTSKRDYYEVLGVSRDASQEDIKKAYRKLALKYHPDVNPDKKEAEEKFKEINEAYEVLSDPEKRATYDRYGHAAFDPTQGPGGFGAGGFDFGGMGGFEDLFDMFFGTGTRGSRRRGPTRGLDREMELEIDLEDAVFGAEKEIQVSRLETCDTCNGSGAQPGTEIKSCPNCGGTGQVRNVQSTPFGRFETVRTCPRCGGQGKVIEKPCMKCGGSGRVRKTRKVTLRIPAGVDAGSRLRMAGEGEPGQYGGPPGDLYVYITVRPHKVFERQGNDLVCEVPISMVEAALGAEITVPTIEGEHKLTVPEGTQTGTVFRIKGKGVPNLRTHRRGDELVKIKVKTPTGLSERQRELLQEFAREEHREKELPKKEKGFFDKFKDAFGG